The sequence TTGCTCGTAACGATACCTGTTAAAATCCCCGTCAATGATGTTGATAAAATAAGATTGCCGACTTTCCCTTTAATAAATGTTTCTTTAATGCTGTTAAGGATTTTATTCAGCATACCGGTATACTCCATCTGACCGGCAAAGATATATGCCATAAATACCGTAGCAATTGAAGAAACCATACTAGTAATACCGCCCCGGTTCAACAGTTTGTCAAGTTCAGGAATAGGGGTTTTAAAATTCCCTCCGCTGTACATAGCGGTAATGACATCTTTAAAACCGGCGCCCTGTAATGTTAATGCCAGCACCATAGCTATTACCGTTCCGATCCAGAGGGCCGGTATGCTGGGAACCTTTTTATACGAGAGGAAAAATACCGCAATAGGAGGCAGTAAAAGCAGGGGGCTTAACCTGAAGGTTTCAGCGATACCGTTAATCAGCTGATTTATTCTGGTATAGTCGATGCTCCCTGCAATCCTGAAACTGACTAATTGATAAACAATCAATGAAATTATAAATGCCGGTAGCGTAGTCCATAACATTGACCTTATATGTTCGAAGATATCCACTTCTGCAGTAGCGGCAGCCAAAACAGTAGTATCGGAAATGGGGCTGATTTTATCGCCTAAATATGCACCTACAACAATTGCCCCCGCAGCGATTGAGAGTGGAACCCCTAATCCGTAAGCAACACCCATCAATGCAACACCCAGTGTAGCAGCAGTCCCCCAGGATGTACCCGTCATTACCGATGATATAGCGCAGAGAACAGCCGCCGAAACGAGGAAGGTTTTCGGGCTCAGTATTTGTAGACCCAAATAAATGAAATACGGTATGGTCCCTGAAATAAGCCATGCTCCTACTAAGGGGCCAACCATCATAAGGATTAGTATCGCACCCATGGCCCTATCGATGGTAGGCCTAATCCCTTTTTCTAAAAGCTCATTCCATGTGTAACCTAAAATGAAGATGCTCACAAAGGTTACAAACATGGAAATTAAAAGAAGCATAATCGCCGCATTAGCCCTAAGAATACCTACGCCATAAACCAGTAAAATTATAGCGAAAATGATCGGCAGCAGCGAAATTCCTAAGGTAGGTTCCTTCTTAATTCTCTGTCCCATTTTTCATCCCTCCATTTAAATTTTATTTTATGTTTAAAGTCACGCAATAATCATGCCAGACTGTTTTGATGTATAACTAAGATGTCATAAGGATCTTAGGGAGTTTCTCGTTATTAATAATTTAAAACGGGAAAGATAATTTTTCCCGTTTATCCCAAATAGCAGTTTATTCAGCTATATGTTTTAGCTTTACTAACCCATTTGATTTCCCATTTTGTCCCCTTTGCGTTTGCCTTATAAATAGTCATACCTATTTCAACAAAAAAGACTCCTTAGCTGTTGACCTGTTATTTCGGTAAATAATAATTTATCATGCCGTACCCCTTCTCGGTTATTTCTATCCCCCTTTTGCCCCTATTAACCTTTATATATCCCTTTGTCCTCATATCCTCGATTATTCCGCGGACCTTGCCTTCAGGCAATCCTAATTCAGATGAAATGGAACGGCGTCCTATAGGTTTACCCTTTTTGTTAGATTCAAAAATTTTAATAAGTATGTTCTTTTCTAACTTATACCTATTTAAATCTGCATAAACGGCCTTACCGTTTTTTAAAATTCCGGGAAACTCTCCAGGTAGAAGCTCAGGAGTGGGAATCTTATCAGGGCAAACATTGCAAAGATATTCTACTATATTGTGCAGTTCCCTTATATTACCCGGCCAGTCATATATTAACAAATGGTCACTTATAGCACCGAAAAAAACTGAGGCCTTCATAGGAGGTTTCCTCTTAAAGTGATCATTGTAAAAGGCATATGCCAGATCTAATATATCACCCCTTCTTTCCCTCAGGGGAGGTATCCTGAGAGGAAGGACATTTAGTCGATAGTAAAGATCCTCTCTAAATTCTCCCCCTTTCATTAGGGATTTTAAATCTTTATTAGTAGCGGCAATTACTCTAACATCTATTGGAATTACCTTTGAACCCCCGATACGGCGTATCTGCTTTTCTTGGAGTACCCGCAATAGTCTTACCTGAAATAATTGGGGTGCATCTCCTATCTCGTCCAGAAAAATGGTCCCTCCATGAGCCTGTTCGAAAAGACCGGGCATACCTCCTTTTTTAGCCCCCGTAAATGCTCCCTCGTCATATCCGAAAAGTTCACTTTCAAGCAAGCTTTCAGGTAGTGCAGCAAAATTCACCGCAACAAAAGGCCCCCTCTGCCTTAACGAATTATTATGAATGGCCTGAGCAAAAAGCTCCTTTCCGGTACCGCTTTCTCCCTGGATCAAAATCGGTGATTGGGATTTTGAAATCTTTTTTGCCAGTTCTTTGGTATTTTTTATTAAATCACTCGTGCCTAAAATATCGTCAAAAGTATATCTGGCGTACGTTTCCTGCTTCCGCAGCTTTCTCCTCAATTCTTCTTCCAGCCTTTGAATCTCCGTCACATCTTTTAAGGTGCATACCTTCCCTACAACAGAATTATTTTCTTTAATCGGCGAGATATTTATAACAACCTGTCTGTTGTTTACCTTTATAAACCTTTCTTTTTCTATATTTTCATTTTCAAGTACGGAAATAACCTCTTTAGGCACCATCACATTGTTAAGCTTTTTACCTATCAGTTCTTTTCGCGATACTCCGAAAATCCCTTCAGCTATAGGATTAAATGCTGATATTTCCTTTCGTTCATCCAGTGCTATTATTCCGTCATGAACCGTATTGATTATTGTCTGAAGCTGGTTATTCATACGGCTATTAACGTCTGCCATTTTTTTGGTTTCTTTGATTAATTCTATAATATCCTTTAGGTATCGGGCAGAAAGGTAATTGGCCTTTTTATCGGCAAGATCAAGTTCCTGTAAGATTTCAACTAGGGTGGTAAAATCTATATTCCTGGTCTTAATATCAATAACATTTTCTACGCAATCAGGTACCAGTTCTAGTTCCCCAGGGGTTACAGCCAATTTTAGCTTAGGGTAGTCTTTTATTTCAGGGGAATACGGGAAAAAATTAATGTGGTCAATTCCCAAAATTTCCAATAAAGATATGGTTTCTAATGCAGTAGAAGTAAGGTCATTCACTAACAAAGCATCGGTACCGGGAGGAATGTCCAATAATTTACCGATTTTGTGATAATTTATAGAACGGCGGGCTATAATTACCCGGCAATTGTGTGCCAAATATTGTTTGGCATGTTCATAGATTATATTGCTTGAAATTACTACCAAGTCATTAAATATGCCTTCTTTTATATTACCATCTATATAGAAGCCTTCTATTTTTACTCGATCGCCCAATAAATCATTCAATTGTTTTTTTAGGGCTTCACAGGTATTTTTGCCTTTTGTAATAAGGGTAATGCCCTTCATGCAGGATCCTCCATGTTATTTTTTATAAAATTTACCTATAGCTGTTAGAGAATTGAATGTTATGCATTTTATGGTTCTAAGATAAACCCTTCCAAAAGAAAATGGGAATCAAAACCAAATACCCGGCTTATCTTCAATTCCCTCATGATTGCAAAACTTACGGCATCAACCAAAGATAAGTCCTGATCGCTGTATTTTCGTAAAATTTCACCTGCAACCCGATAAGAGACCTCATACAGCATAGGAAGTTAATCTGATGAGGTCTCTTTTCTATGTTCAGGGTTAAATTTTTCCTGAAAAAATCCGTTACTGCTCTGCCTTCAGCCTCTCCATCGCCTGTTTCTGCTTCTGCCATGCATGAAGTCCCAGGGAAACTCCTATAACTCCATATGCTACAAACACCCTGAAATATTCCCCTACCTGAGGGCTCCCCAAAAGATTCTGGCCGGCCATAGGCGATATGATAAACAGTGTATGGAAGAGAAAAGTCCCCAGAAGGGTCTGGCCTATGGTAGCCTTCGTTACAGATGCCCCGCCGATCAGGATAGAAGCTACAGCGAACAGACCTACCTGTTCATGGCTCCCGTAAGTATTGAGGGTGCCTATATCCTGGAGGAATATAAGCTGTCCCCAGGCAGCCAGAACCGTGGAAATGATTATAGCTATTATTCTTGTCCTGTCAACATTTATCCCCGATATCTCGGCTATATGCATATTCTGACCGACACTTCTGAAGTCCTGTCCAAGCTTGGTTTTTGTTAAAAACCAAAGCATTATACACAACAGGGCTATTATGAAAAATGTAAAAAGTGGTATTACAAGACCGCCGAGTTTAAGCTTTATTATATCGTTAAGCGCATATTTTACGGCTTTCAGGTCAACGGTATTCCTTATACCTATCCCCGATGAAAGCATAAGCCTTTCGTTCTTCATAGGGATTATCCCGCCTAAAACGAACAGGAAGAAGAGCTGGTAAAGCCCATTTGCAAAAAAACCCAATATCATACCTGTAATCATTTCATTCCCTTTTGCCTTGTTCAGCACAAGGCCTGCCAACCAGCCGAATAATACTGCAAAGGGGGTAGAAAGCAGTACAGCAATAACAAAGCCTCCTAAACCTTCAATCTGCCAATGGGTAATAGCAATTAGGGCCATCTGCCCTGCCATTGCCCCCAAAACAATGCCGAAATTCAAACCCATTCCTGCCATAACAGGGATTATCAGCGATAGTACAAGAAAAGAATTCCTCGCCATCCTTGTGATTACCGAGTTTATTAGAAACAGCGGGTGAACCTGAGCATAATACACCCCGAGCAAACAAAATATTGCGAAAATTATAGGAACTGTGTTATTGGCCAGCCTTCGTTTTATATTTCTCAATCCGTAGGCCGGTTCTCCCGTAACCGCTTTTACATTTGCACCCCTCATATTATTCACCTCCTCTGATTCTCGTCAGGGCATACAGGATTATTCCATTGCTTATGATGATCCTTACAACTTCAGATAGATTGCCCTCAGGCAATACCGCATTTGTGACAGGCAGTGCTACAACCAGTAATGCCTGAAACAAAAATGTCCCTAAAATTACATTGAAAATTGTAGCTCTTCTCACAGATGCCCCTCCGATCAGGATGGCAGCTACTGCCGGAAACGCCATAAACAGGGGTGCTGTATAAAGCTGTAAAAACCCGTAACTCTGGGCATACACGACTATGCCCACTGCCCCGAGGACCGTTGATATGGTTGTACCTATTATTCGGGCTTTATCTACATCAATGCCCGATGATTCGGCAAATTTAGGGTTGCTCCCTGCTGCCTGCATAGTAATGCCCGTTTTGCTCCTGGAAAAGAGCCAGATTATAAAACAAAACAGGGCCATAAACAGCAGTAAACCTGTAGGCACGGTAACCCCCATAAGGTCAAAAGCCTTCCAGTTATTTAAGACCTTATCAAAGGTATTTTCCAGGGAAATAGTCACCCTAAGCCCTTTTCCACCGTAAGGCCAGATCATTTTTGGGCTGTATAGTGGTGCAAGGAGCCAGAACATACACATCCCGGAAGCTATCGAGAATCCCGCATATGTTCCCACCAGCATCTCCTGGCCCTTCACTCTGTTCAGCATATGCCCGTATATATAACCTGAAATCACGGCCAGAATTACACCGATAATAATGGCTGCTGTAAATCCGGCAAACCCCGAAAGGTTCATTTCTATGCTCACTACAGCCCCTACAAGGCCGCACACTATCCCCACAGGCAGACCGAAATTTAACCCTGTACCCGACTGTATGGAAGGCACCATTGCCAGAACCAGAATACCGTTCATCCCCGTCCTGACCAATATGCCGGTAATTAGACTCCTCATCTGAAGCTTCAGCATAACGGCAGAAATCAACAGGAAGAGAAGGAAAAGGCCGATTATGATTCGCGGATACCCAACATTATCAACAAACTCTTTTAATCTGTCTTTCATCAGGAAACCTCCTTCCCCTTGCCGGCATATTCCCCTGCCATCATCAAACCGAATTCGGTATCATCTGCATCAGGCGGCAGGATACCCTCAAGCTTGCCTTTATAGATTATGGCGATCCTGTCACATATAGACCTCAATTCTGCCAGTTCGCTGGATGTCATAATTATGGTCATCCCGAGTTCACGGTTGAGTTTAAGCAGGAGGTCAAGGACGATCTTTTTGGCACCTACATCGATCCCCCTGGTAGGTTCGGAGACGAAGAGGAGTTCAGGTTCAAGGGTAAGAGCCCGTGCAATGCATACCTTTTGCTGGTTTCCGCCGCTTAATCTCCTGGTTAACTGCTCCGGGCCCGTGCACCTGATATCCAGTTCCTTTATCATCTTTTGCGCATGTTCCCTGACTCCTTTTATATTAACCAGGTTTATAAACCTCATACCAGGCAGTTTAATCAAAAATTTCTCCTGCACCTGTATTGCCGTTATAGCAATATTGGTTTCAATAGGGTCATCCAGAAGAAGGCCCACACCCCGGCGGTCTTCGGATACAAAGGCTATTCTTTTGCAAAGGACCTGTTTTGGGTTGTTTGGGGGGATTCTCTCCCCTTTAAAAATAACCTCACCCCGGGCTCTATAAAGGCCCATTATTCCGTTTGCAATACCTATTTTCCCGTGGCCTGCAAGACCTCCGATGCCCAGGATTTCACCTTCCATAACATCCAGGGAAAGGCCCCTAACCTGTTCTCCCGGCATGTCTACCGCGAGGTTTTTGATTTTTAAAATTACGTTATCCCTGCTCTTTTTCGACGTCTGGTCGCCCTTGTGCACCTTCTCAATCTTTCTTCCAACCATAAGCTGTGCCATTTTCTCAATAGTCGCTTCACCTCTAGATAATCTCCCTACTACCTCACCATCCCTCAGTACCGTTATACTGTCCGCTACTTTCATTACTTCATCCAGCCGGTGTGAAATGAAAAGGATTGCTATTCCCGATTCTGCCAGGTTCTTAATGGCCTTCAAAAAGAGTTCGGCTTCAGTCTCTGTCAGAACAGCGGTAGGTTCATCAAAAACCAGAAGTTTCAAATTTGTTTTATCGATTTCCCTGGCTATTTCAACAAACTGCATGTATCCTACCGGCAGCCCTGCAACGGGGAGCATTTCATCTATGGTCATTCCCAACCTGTCAAAGGCTTTTCGGGAATCCCTTTTCATAGCTTCCATATCAAGGCTTTTCATTTTTTCTCCCAAAAACCCGCTGATCAGGTTGTGCTTCGTTATCTCCCTGTTGAGCTTGATATTCTCCGTTATCGTGAATCCGGGAAGCAGCATGAATTCCTGATGAACCATCCCTATGCCTTTTTCCATGGCATCTTTCGGTGATTTTATATCTACCCGTTCACCTTCAAAGATAATTTCCCCTGTAAAACCGCCCGTATTGTGAATAACCGGCATCCCAAAGAGTATATTCATAAGGGTAGACTTGCCTGCACCGTTTTCTCCCACAAGGGCATGTATTTCACCTTCATTTACTGCCAGGCTGACTTCTTTTAATACCCTGTTCCCTGAATACTCTTTAGTTATACCCTTCATATGCAGTATCTGTTTTACCGCCAACATCTTTCCCCCCTTGAATCACTCAATATTTAAGATTGCCTGCTAGCTCATCTCGAATTACATCGGCCGGATAAGTGGTCCCTTAGATCACTCAATATTTAAGGTTGCCCGGTAGGGCAACCTTAAACTCAATATATTTGAAATAGAGAACAAATTAGAATATGATAGACTCCCCTACAAACATCAGGAAGTTGTCAGTTCCTTCATAAAAGCTAACCTGAACTTCACCTGCTTCATTTTTAAGCACTTCTATCACCTTGTCAATATCCACACCTTCTACTTCTCCTTTAGCATACAATATGGCATATTCTGCTCCGGCTCTAACCATTGCCATATTCGCAGGGGCTTTCCAGGTTGCCATTCTGCCCGAATTCCCTTTTTCTTCAACTTTCTTCTTTATCTCCTCCAGAATGAAGCTGACATCTCCCGCTTTATCAGGCGGAATCTCAATTCCCAATGCCCCCGGATAAGCGTGATATGGGCTGGGGCAGCACTGTTCAGGGTATATCGCACCTTCATCAAGAGCCTTTCTTATAAGCGGTTCCTGCATTGCACAGTTTGTGCTGAATAGAGCGATGTCCTTGCCGTGTTGAGCCACCTGTCTTGGTACATCTTCCAGTATAAACTGCTGTGCCCCGGGGATTCCTGCATCACCCATGGGATCTGGTGCAGTAACATCTATAAACTCAATCCCTAACTTTTCACATGTAGCCCTGAATATGTCCCTTCTCTTTGAAAGGAGCTCATAAGACATATGTCTGGGGAATGAATAGTGAAGGAACTTTTTGGCTCCCATTCTGTGAGCAAGCTCTATAATGGTTTCTCCCCGCTTCAGGTTGTCGGTTTCCAGACACAGGTCTGCCTTTTCGGCGATCATCAGCGGGTCTTCATGTGGAACACCGGCTATAAACAGTATATCGTCCCTAGTTTCCCTGACCTTCTCAATAGCAGCGGCGGTTCCGGGCACTGCCTGACATACAACGATGGCCTTAACTTTGGGATCTGCTGCCATGCTTACGATCTGGGTTATAGTTGTTTCCTGCTCCTTCATGAAGTTGTCAGGATATGTTTTATGGATTACCCTCTCCTCACCGTATTTCTTTACTATTTCCTGGGCTGCCACGTATTCTTCTTCGCCCTGGGACACGGTCCCTGTCATGATGCCTATCTTCCAGTCATCCTCAGCTCCCGTATCCTGACCTCCCTGCTGAGTACATGCGGCAAGACCCGCAGTCAGCAGTAATACCATCACTAAGGCAAATGTTTTTTCAGCATTATATTATATTCCCCCCTGATTTTTTATTTTAATGACAAAAAGAAAACTTCTACCCTCCTTTCCTTTTTGAATTGCCTATTCGGTTTTATTATATTCTATTTCGGATAATAAAAATCCTTCTTTTTTTATTTATGTAAATTTATAAGTTTTTTTGTTTATATATTCATTTTAGCCATTTATAATAAATTGGATTCTTTCTACAAATCCTATCGAAATCGAGTTTTTTAAGGCGGCTGGCGCTGTTTTAAATCTGTTTATTAATATTTATACATTTTTTCGGCTAAAAACAAAATATGCAAAAAATAAAAACAGGGTGAATAATATTCTTTTATCGGGTTATAATAACTATCGAAGGGTTCGTAATGGCCGAGCCAAGACTGCTGCAGGATCCTCTGTCGGGGTTCTGCAGCGGTCGGCCAAAGGTTGATGTCGGGTCGGTGAGGCTCGGCACCAGCCGGAGGGCAGATCCCTGTGGGTCAATTGCCCGGCTCCGGAGCAGTCCAACTACTGCTTCGGGGTCACAGGAGATTCACAGGGGTCGAGCTAAGACTATCACAGGTTCCGCAGGCTTCTCTTCAGTTTACTTAGTAACTGACGTTTAGCTGGAGGTCTGTGGTGGTCGAGAGATTGCCATAGGCTTCTCAGGTATCTGTGGTAGTCGAGCGAAGGGTTATCACGGGTTTTGTAACGGTCTGTTGCACCCGAAAGGTTGCAGCAGGCTGTACAGAGATTCGCGGTGGCCTGTGCGAAGGTCATTACGGGCTCTTAAGCTTTTAAAAAACCTCTATCCTGCGTTGAGATAGAGGTTTTATCGTTTAAATAAGTTCTTATTTCAGTGCCTCCTCTAATGGGGTATAGGGCAGATTCAGGGAATCTGCAACAGCTTTATAAGTCAGCTTCCCGTTTACAAGGTTTACGCCAAGGGCTATTGCCTGATCCCTCTTTACAGCTTCTTTATATCCCATATTCGCAATCTTAATGCCGTAAGGCACCGTGCAGTTGGTAAGGGCCAGTGTAGAAGTCCTGGCTACGGCCCCCGGCATATTTGCAACACTGTAATGGATTACACCGTGTTTTACATAGGTCGGTTCTGCATGGGTTGTAGGATGGTCACAGGTTTCAATGCACCCGCCCTGGTCGATAGCCACATCCACCACTACAGAACCGGGCTGCATTTCCCTGATCATATCTTCTGTTACCAGTTGTGGTGCCTTCGCTCCGGGGATTAATACCGCCCCGATGACAAGGTCAGATTCTGTGACAGCCTTTTTAATGTTAAAACTGTTAGACATAAGGGTTTTGACCTTCCCACCAAATATATCATCAAGTTCTCTTAGTCTGACGGGATTGATATCAATTATAGTAACATCCGCGCCCATCCCAACGGCGATTTTTGCGGCATTTGTGCCTACAGTGCCCCCACCGATAATCGTAACCTTTGCCGGAAGTACACCCGGAACACCGCTTAAGAGGACGCCTTTGCCGCCGTTAGGCTTTTCCAGGAAATGGGCGCCAACCTGCACCGACATCCTGCCTGCAACCTCGCTCATTGGGGTTAATAACGGCAGAGACCTGTCAGCAAGCTGTACCGTTTCATAAGCTATCCCCACAATTCCCCTCTCCAGAAGGGCCTCGGTCATTTTCTTATCTGCTGCTAGATGGAGATAGGTAAAAAGAACTTGACCGGGCTTAAAAAGGTCGTACTCAGGGGGCAGCGGTTCTTTGACCTTCATTATCATATCTGCTATTTCAAAGACCTCTTTTGGGGTATCAAGGATCTTTGCACCGGCAGCGGTGTACTCTTCATCACTAAACCCGCTGCCTACACCTGCATTTTTCTCGATATATACTTCATGACCGTTTTTAATAAAGTTCTCTACCCCTGCCGGAGTAATGGCAACCCTGTTTTCATTGCTTTTTATCTCTTTTGGGACACCGATAATCACTTAAACCGTCTCCTTTCAATAATTCAGTTTTTTAAAAGGTTTTAATTAAATTAATACTGGTTTATTACTATTTCTATTTTAAAGCATATAATCTTGCTCAAATAATTTACTTCTTGATATTAACTATTTTACAAATTAAATTTTTATTTTTTTCGACTGCTTATCCCCTTTTTATTTTTTAAATTTATTTACTCATTATTTTAGAATTTTTTGTAGAAATACTTAAAAATATAAAGTATAATGAAATTAGAGTTAGGTAATTTCAGATAATGAAAAGTAAAAAGGGGGCTGACTATGCTGCAGCACAGCCTGCTTCGCCTTATTGAACAGGACAGGCTCAGGAAGTTGATTGAAAGTTTTACCAGAGCAACCGACATAACTATAGATATTAATGACTGTCTGGGGTACCCGGTCGTTTACCATGAATGCTTTTACGGTTTCTGCAAAAAGGTCAGGAGCACCAAAAAAGGGCTTAAGAAATGCATAGAATCCAATGCCGACATCGGTTTTAAGACAAAGGAAAGAAGAAAAGCCTTCATCGGGCCGTGTTTTGCCGGTATTGCACTTATGGGGGTTCCGATAGTTGTCGATAAAGCGTTCCACGGCTCAATAGTATGCGGCCAGTTTCATTTAAAACCACCTACTGAAAAGATGATAAGCAAGATGCTGTCGGCCATGGATGAAATCGGTCTTAACGGACATGAAATGATAGAGGATTTTAAAAACATAAAGGTGATACCTAAAGAAAAGTGCAAAGCAGTTTCCGAGCTCATCGAATTCATTGCAAATTATATAGCCGAAATAATCTACAAAAACAAAATAGAAAATGAACTAATCAGGCAAAAGCTAAGGGTAATGGAGACAAACCAGACCAGAGTCGAACTGGAAAAGGCCCTGTGGATATCCGAATTGAAAAAACTTCAGTCGCAGATAAAACCCCATTTCCTGTTTAATACCCTGAACATCATCTCCCGCCTTATAATTATGAACGAGAATCATAAGGCCCTCGACACCGTATATGCCCTTTCAAATATTATGAGGTCTAGTTTTGAGGAATCCGACGAATTAATCAGCCTGGAGAAGGAAATGGATTATGTAAAAAATTACCTTTCCATTCAGAAGATGCGGTTCGGAGAGCGGTTAAGATTCAAAATTGAAATCGATGACAGATTAAGGGGTATCAGCATACCGGCCCTAACCATTCAGCCCCTTGTGGAAAATGCCTGCACCCACGGTATCGAACCTAAAGAAGATTTGGGCGAGATAATTATTCAGAGCCAGCTTGCCGGAAATGATGTTATTATAAAAATAATAGATAACGGTATTGGAATTCCGGAAGAAAAATTAAAGGAAATTCATATGTATTTAACCAATGATAAGGATTTTTATGTTGCATCCGAACTAGATGGGTCCCTCGGTCTTAAAAACGTTCATAGAAGGCTCCAGCTGTATTTCGGAAGCGAATACGGGCTTTCAATCACCAGTCGAACCGGATGTACCCAGGTCTCGGTTAAGCTGCCATATAATTCTTAATGATTATATACTTCATTCAGGAGACAGAAAGCTTTGTATTGAGTTAATGGCAATTCCCGGAGCGACTGTTAGGCTTGAAGCCTCATGCAATTCTTTTTAAGGGGGAATACGTTTAATGTACAGTATATTAATTGCTGAGGATGAGGAACTCGAAAGGAAAGGCCTTCGCTTTACACTTGAACAGGACCGGAGATTTAACATCATCGGTGAAGCAGCCACAGGCAGGGAAGCTGTCGAAATGGCAGAAAAATATAAACCTGACATAATCCTCCTGGATATAAAGATGCCCGGTATAGACGGCCTGCAGGCAGGGAAAATAATAAGGGAGAAACTTCCAGAAGCTGAATTAATAATACTTACAGCCTACGGGAAATTCTCTTATTCCCGCCAGGCAATAAGGATCAGGGCGGCCGATTATCTTCTAAAACCCGTCCGTCCCCAGGAACTGCTGGATTCCCTGGAAAAAATAATTAACAGATTAAAGAATAAAAAAGAAGCAGAAGAAACTCTGGTGCCCCCTTCCTTTATCCCGTATAAGGAAGAAGAAGAATTAATAGAAGAAATCAAACTGGCAAATCTAAATAATATTAAACCGGTTATAGAAAAGATCTCTAAAGTAATTAATACCAGGATAAATAGACCGACCGAAGAAATTTTAAAATCCCTCGCCTATGAGCTGATTATACTGACCTCCAGGGCGGCTATATCCGGCGGGGCCGATCCTGAACAGGTCGCAGAACTCAAGAAAAAAACAGT is a genomic window of Koleobacter methoxysyntrophicus containing:
- a CDS encoding sensor histidine kinase; this encodes MLQHSLLRLIEQDRLRKLIESFTRATDITIDINDCLGYPVVYHECFYGFCKKVRSTKKGLKKCIESNADIGFKTKERRKAFIGPCFAGIALMGVPIVVDKAFHGSIVCGQFHLKPPTEKMISKMLSAMDEIGLNGHEMIEDFKNIKVIPKEKCKAVSELIEFIANYIAEIIYKNKIENELIRQKLRVMETNQTRVELEKALWISELKKLQSQIKPHFLFNTLNIISRLIIMNENHKALDTVYALSNIMRSSFEESDELISLEKEMDYVKNYLSIQKMRFGERLRFKIEIDDRLRGISIPALTIQPLVENACTHGIEPKEDLGEIIIQSQLAGNDVIIKIIDNGIGIPEEKLKEIHMYLTNDKDFYVASELDGSLGLKNVHRRLQLYFGSEYGLSITSRTGCTQVSVKLPYNS
- the ald gene encoding alanine dehydrogenase: MIIGVPKEIKSNENRVAITPAGVENFIKNGHEVYIEKNAGVGSGFSDEEYTAAGAKILDTPKEVFEIADMIMKVKEPLPPEYDLFKPGQVLFTYLHLAADKKMTEALLERGIVGIAYETVQLADRSLPLLTPMSEVAGRMSVQVGAHFLEKPNGGKGVLLSGVPGVLPAKVTIIGGGTVGTNAAKIAVGMGADVTIIDINPVRLRELDDIFGGKVKTLMSNSFNIKKAVTESDLVIGAVLIPGAKAPQLVTEDMIREMQPGSVVVDVAIDQGGCIETCDHPTTHAEPTYVKHGVIHYSVANMPGAVARTSTLALTNCTVPYGIKIANMGYKEAVKRDQAIALGVNLVNGKLTYKAVADSLNLPYTPLEEALK
- a CDS encoding response regulator transcription factor, whose amino-acid sequence is MYSILIAEDEELERKGLRFTLEQDRRFNIIGEAATGREAVEMAEKYKPDIILLDIKMPGIDGLQAGKIIREKLPEAELIILTAYGKFSYSRQAIRIRAADYLLKPVRPQELLDSLEKIINRLKNKKEAEETLVPPSFIPYKEEEELIEEIKLANLNNIKPVIEKISKVINTRINRPTEEILKSLAYELIILTSRAAISGGADPEQVAELKKKTVLNLKNSKISGRFLEWVEDMIRGFVTLITENWGSGSNSLIDMAKNYINQNYQKSLTLDQVASFTHLNPSYFSRYFKEKTNMNFVEYLTRLRLEKSKELLLSSKLTVDKIALKTGFRSNSYFTSVFKKYEGITPTEFRTTYGQKNL
- a CDS encoding DUF3798 domain-containing protein, whose amino-acid sequence is MVLLLTAGLAACTQQGGQDTGAEDDWKIGIMTGTVSQGEEEYVAAQEIVKKYGEERVIHKTYPDNFMKEQETTITQIVSMAADPKVKAIVVCQAVPGTAAAIEKVRETRDDILFIAGVPHEDPLMIAEKADLCLETDNLKRGETIIELAHRMGAKKFLHYSFPRHMSYELLSKRRDIFRATCEKLGIEFIDVTAPDPMGDAGIPGAQQFILEDVPRQVAQHGKDIALFSTNCAMQEPLIRKALDEGAIYPEQCCPSPYHAYPGALGIEIPPDKAGDVSFILEEIKKKVEEKGNSGRMATWKAPANMAMVRAGAEYAILYAKGEVEGVDIDKVIEVLKNEAGEVQVSFYEGTDNFLMFVGESIIF